The Chitinophaga caeni genome segment AATCCGTGAAATATGTCAATTTCTTCTCAAGCTGAACTGGATGGTATGACCGCTGTAAGCAAAGCGGTAGCTTACACCCTGAAAATGATGCGCGAATACGCCAAACCGGGTATGAGTACCAAAACTTTGGATGATTACGGCAAACAGATATTGGAAAAGATGGGGGCCAACAGCGCACCTTATCTTACCTACAAGTTTCCGGGTTATACCTGTATCAGCGTCAATAATGAAATTGCGCACGGAATTCCTTCTGAACAACGCATCTTGCAAAATGGAGACCTCGTAAATATTGACGTGTCCGCTGAATTGAACGGTTTTTGGGCAGATAATGGCGGATCTTTTATCCTTGGCGACGACCTCCAGGGTTTGCAACCACTGGTAAGTGCTTCAAAAAGAATCCTTTACAAAGCGATCCACGAAATCCATGGCGGCGTCAAAATCAATGAAATCGGGGGCTTAATCTCTAGAGAAGCCAGGAGATCAGGCTTCACCGTGATTAAAAACCTTGTTGGACATGGCGTAGGCAGGGGCCTTCATGAAGCGCCGCATGAAATACCTTGCTTCCATGATCGCCATAACCGCGCAAAATTTAAAATTAACAGCGTGGTAGCCGTCGAAACATTTATATCGACAAAAGGAACGGAAGCCTTCACCGATCAAAACGATGGTTGGACACTAAAAGGCATAGACGGCACTTTCGTGGCGCAACATGAACATACGATCCTCATCACGGATTCCAAACCCATCATCCTTACCCTCGGTAACGAAATATGGAATTAAGACGATAATTTAAAGAGTTATTGACATTCTCCCCCGTTTTTAAAGGTTGTTTGTACCGATTTTCATGCTGTTTGTGTAATAGATTTCACTTGACTATTCACCTGGAATACTTTTACATCAGCAAATTCAACCTTTATGAAACCGTTTTTATTACTCCTTCTAAGTGTATTCATTGCTTCAACTTCCCAAGCCCAATTAAAAGGCGACGTTTTTGACGCGCAAACCAAAGAAGCATTACCTCAAGCTGCCGCCATGCTAACCATCAAGGATGGCACCCCAACTTTTGAATCTACCGATGAAAAAGGTCATTTCGAATTTAAAGGACTAGACGCCGGTACCTATGAATTGAAGATCGTATTCATGGGATACAAGGATACTACGATCAAAAATATTGTTATCAAGGACAAAGCAATTATCCTCCCCCCTATTTATATGGCAAGCAGGGCCAGTGAGCTGAAAGGTGTAGAAGTAAGCACTATTGCCCCCACGATCACCATGGATGGTGATAAAATGGTAATGAATGTAGCCAATACGGCTTCAGCCTCCGGCTCTACTGCTTTCGAATTACTAACCAAGGCCCCCGGAGTGGTGGCCGACCAAAACAATGTACTCCAACTGAATGGTAAAAATGTTACCGTGTACATTGATGGTCGCCCTTCACGATTGAGCGGCGATGATCTGAAAAATTACCTTGACGGCATCCCGAGTACCAGCATCGATAAACTTGAGATCATGTCATCTCCTTCCGCCAAATACGATGCTCAAGACGGCGCCGTCATCAACATTAAAACACTGAAAAATCAAAATTTAGGGACCAACGGATCATTTGTCGCAGCCGGGGGAGCTGGTTTATTTCCCCGCGGTAACACGGGCATCAACTTAAATAACCGTAGTAAAAATATGAACATTTACGGCGGTTACGATTTCCTATATACTAAGAAAAGGGATCGCGCTACATCCGACAGGATATTTTCCAATGATTATATTATACACGATTATAACCCTATCACGGATGAACAGAAAAATCATAATGTAAAACTAGGTGTAGACTATGATCTGAATAAAAATTCTACTATAGGTTTTTTAGTAAAGACATCCATACAAGAT includes the following:
- the map gene encoding type I methionyl aminopeptidase → MSISSQAELDGMTAVSKAVAYTLKMMREYAKPGMSTKTLDDYGKQILEKMGANSAPYLTYKFPGYTCISVNNEIAHGIPSEQRILQNGDLVNIDVSAELNGFWADNGGSFILGDDLQGLQPLVSASKRILYKAIHEIHGGVKINEIGGLISREARRSGFTVIKNLVGHGVGRGLHEAPHEIPCFHDRHNRAKFKINSVVAVETFISTKGTEAFTDQNDGWTLKGIDGTFVAQHEHTILITDSKPIILTLGNEIWN